The following proteins come from a genomic window of Iamia sp. SCSIO 61187:
- a CDS encoding amidohydrolase family protein, translating to MTPPTPVVDAHVHLLPGRLGEKVRDFFLQGFTADELYPLDHRAILDRLAGEGVEEVWHLPYVHKPGIAGGVNEASAATAAAAVGGPVRVVPGASVHPADDDPLALVRTAVEDLGARVLKLHCSVGDHDADDPRLDAVWAYAAEVRLPVVVHVGHAVSGQTDGAELAPVGRVATRHPDAVVVLAHCAHPATEAAVALMDAHPQVHADLTPVVRSPVVLTGAVAERLADRLLLGSDAPNTPITSARCRAAVAALDLSPAAEAAITGGTARRLQAQIRA from the coding sequence TTGACCCCGCCGACTCCGGTCGTCGACGCCCACGTCCATCTGTTGCCGGGGCGGCTGGGCGAGAAGGTGCGGGACTTCTTCCTCCAGGGCTTCACGGCCGACGAGCTGTACCCGCTCGACCACCGGGCCATCCTCGACCGCCTGGCCGGCGAGGGCGTCGAGGAGGTCTGGCACCTGCCGTACGTCCACAAGCCCGGCATCGCCGGCGGCGTGAACGAGGCCTCGGCCGCCACCGCCGCGGCGGCCGTCGGCGGTCCGGTGCGGGTCGTGCCGGGCGCCAGCGTCCACCCCGCCGACGACGACCCGCTCGCCCTGGTGCGGACCGCGGTCGAGGACCTCGGGGCGCGGGTGCTCAAGCTGCACTGCTCGGTCGGAGACCACGACGCCGACGACCCGCGCCTCGACGCCGTCTGGGCCTACGCCGCCGAGGTCCGGCTCCCGGTGGTGGTGCACGTGGGTCACGCCGTCAGCGGCCAGACCGACGGCGCGGAGCTGGCCCCCGTCGGCCGGGTCGCCACCCGCCACCCGGACGCGGTCGTCGTCCTCGCCCACTGCGCCCACCCGGCGACGGAGGCGGCCGTGGCCCTGATGGACGCCCACCCCCAGGTGCACGCCGACCTCACCCCGGTGGTGCGCAGCCCCGTGGTGCTGACGGGCGCGGTGGCCGAGCGGCTCGCCGACCGGCTCCTCCTCGGCTCGGACGCGCCGAACACGCCGATCACCTCGGCCCGGTGCCGGGCCGCCGTGGCCGCGCTGGACCTGAGCCCGGCCGCCGAGGCCGCCATCACCGGCGGCACCGCCCGCCGCCTGCAGGCCCAGATCCGCGCCTGA
- a CDS encoding fructose bisphosphate aldolase, which yields MNSEQLEKVRQGKGFIAALDQSGGSTPKALKLYGVEEDAYDGEAEMFDRIHEMRSRIVTSPSFGGDRVLGAILFEMTMDRQVEGVDTGEYLWGTKQVVPFLKVDKGLADESDGVQVMKPIDGLDDLLGRAVAKGMFGTKMRSVIKTADETGVNAVVDQQFEIGRQIVAAGLVPIIEPEVDIHSPQKAEAEVLLEAAIRAQLDALGDDQLVMLKLTLPETDGFYQALVEHPNVVRVVALSGGYSREDANARLARNPGVIASFSRALTEGLSAQQSQADFDATLDATIQAIYDASIT from the coding sequence ATGAACAGCGAGCAGCTCGAGAAGGTCCGTCAGGGCAAGGGCTTCATCGCCGCCCTCGACCAGAGCGGCGGCAGCACGCCCAAGGCCCTCAAGCTGTACGGCGTCGAGGAAGACGCCTACGACGGCGAGGCCGAGATGTTCGACCGCATCCACGAGATGCGGTCCCGCATCGTCACCAGCCCGAGCTTCGGCGGCGACCGGGTCCTCGGGGCGATCCTGTTCGAGATGACGATGGACCGCCAGGTCGAGGGCGTCGACACGGGCGAGTACCTGTGGGGCACCAAGCAGGTCGTGCCCTTCCTCAAGGTCGACAAGGGCCTGGCCGACGAGTCCGACGGCGTCCAGGTCATGAAGCCGATCGACGGCCTCGACGACCTGCTCGGCCGGGCCGTGGCCAAGGGCATGTTCGGCACCAAGATGCGCTCGGTCATCAAGACGGCCGACGAGACCGGCGTCAACGCCGTGGTCGACCAGCAGTTCGAGATCGGTCGCCAGATCGTGGCGGCCGGCCTGGTCCCGATCATCGAGCCCGAGGTCGACATCCACAGCCCGCAGAAGGCCGAGGCCGAGGTCCTCCTGGAGGCGGCCATCCGGGCCCAGCTCGACGCCCTGGGCGACGACCAGCTGGTCATGCTCAAGCTCACGCTGCCGGAGACCGATGGCTTCTACCAGGCGCTGGTGGAGCACCCGAACGTGGTCCGGGTGGTGGCCCTGTCGGGCGGTTACAGCCGCGAGGACGCCAACGCCCGTCTGGCCCGCAACCCCGGGGTCATCGCCAGCTTCAGCCGGGCCCTCACCGAGGGCCTGTCGGCCCAGCAGTCCCAGGCGGACTTCGACGCCACCCTCGACGCCACCATCCAGGCCATCTACGACGCCTCCATCACCTGA
- a CDS encoding single-stranded DNA-binding protein has protein sequence MNVVILQGCLSSPPSTRTLPSGDTLVTFEVTTRPPDGPAESVPVAWPDAPRRAAALPAGAAVVVTGRVRRRFFRAGGATASRTEVVADAVLPVRQASRVAAAVERTLARVEVAPAEP, from the coding sequence GTGAACGTCGTGATCCTGCAGGGCTGCCTGTCCAGCCCTCCGTCGACCCGGACCCTGCCGTCCGGCGACACCCTGGTGACCTTCGAGGTCACCACCCGTCCCCCCGACGGCCCGGCCGAGTCGGTCCCCGTGGCCTGGCCCGACGCCCCCCGCCGGGCCGCGGCCCTGCCCGCCGGCGCCGCGGTGGTCGTCACCGGCCGGGTGCGCCGCCGGTTCTTCCGCGCCGGCGGGGCCACCGCCAGCCGCACCGAGGTCGTGGCCGACGCCGTGCTCCCGGTCCGCCAGGCCAGCCGGGTGGCCGCCGCCGTGGAGCGGACCCTGGCCCGCGTCGAGGTCGCCCCGGCCGAGCCATGA
- a CDS encoding lipopolysaccharide assembly protein LapB: MWVRDDAPPAQTPAKRKRERSTPIDTELVRSELARALSPAKTKRYTDRVGEAARAFANEQLDDARRILKPIAAEAPGAATVRELLGLTLYQLGRWRPAAAELEAFRDLTGSVDQNPVLADCYRALGRHTDAEELWEELREASPSAELVAEGRIVAAGSLADRGRLSDAIRLLESAPRGKKAREHHLRTAYALADLRERAGDVSRARELFGWISGVDADFADVRRRLDALS, encoded by the coding sequence GTGTGGGTCCGCGACGACGCCCCACCGGCCCAGACCCCGGCGAAGCGCAAGCGGGAGCGGTCGACCCCGATCGACACCGAGCTCGTGCGCTCGGAGCTGGCCCGCGCCCTCAGCCCGGCCAAGACCAAGCGGTACACCGACCGCGTCGGGGAGGCGGCCCGGGCCTTCGCCAACGAGCAGCTCGACGACGCCCGGCGCATCCTGAAGCCCATCGCCGCCGAGGCGCCCGGGGCGGCGACGGTGCGCGAGCTGCTCGGGCTGACCCTCTACCAGCTCGGGCGGTGGCGACCGGCCGCGGCCGAGCTCGAGGCCTTCCGCGACCTCACCGGGTCCGTCGACCAGAACCCCGTCCTCGCCGACTGCTACCGGGCGCTGGGCCGTCACACCGACGCCGAGGAGCTCTGGGAGGAGCTCCGCGAGGCGTCGCCCAGCGCCGAGCTGGTCGCCGAGGGACGGATCGTCGCCGCCGGCTCGCTGGCCGACCGGGGTCGGCTGTCCGACGCCATCCGGCTGCTCGAGTCGGCGCCCCGCGGCAAGAAGGCGCGCGAGCACCACCTCCGCACGGCCTACGCCCTGGCCGACCTCCGCGAGCGGGCCGGCGACGTGAGCCGGGCGCGCGAGCTGTTCGGGTGGATCTCCGGGGTGGACGCCGACTTCGCCGACGTCCGCCGCCGCCTCGACGCCCTGAGCTGA
- the tyrS gene encoding tyrosine--tRNA ligase, whose translation MTADVLADLEARGLVHDTTDRAALAARLAEGPITAYYGCDPTADSLHLGNLIGLLVLRRLQDAGHHVIGLAGGATGMIGDPGGRSEERNLLDEDTLRTNVAAIKEQIARIVDPDGTHGTTFVDNWDWTKDLTLVDFLRGVGKNVTVNQMVARDSVRNRLQSEHGISYTEFSYMLLQAHDYLRLHDDHGCELQIGGSDQWGNIVSGVDLVRRARGHAVHALCWPLLTAADGTKLGKTTGARTWLAADKTSPYQLFQHLVQVDDAALERHLMWFTLLPRDEVAALLAAHEADPSARPAHRALAHEVTALVHGEAAAVAAAGATDVLFGGDPTRATSEALATAAAEMPTVTLRGRDRPLVSVALREAGLVASSGEARRAIGQGGVYLNGERLTEDREVADEDLLHGAYALLRKGKRSYAMAFAPPDQAL comes from the coding sequence GTGACCGCCGACGTGCTCGCCGACCTCGAGGCCCGCGGCCTCGTCCACGACACCACCGACCGGGCCGCCCTCGCCGCCCGGCTGGCCGAGGGGCCCATCACCGCCTACTACGGCTGCGATCCCACCGCCGACAGCCTCCACCTCGGCAACCTCATCGGGCTGCTGGTCCTGCGGCGCCTCCAGGACGCCGGGCACCACGTCATCGGCCTGGCCGGCGGGGCCACCGGCATGATCGGCGACCCCGGCGGCCGCTCCGAGGAGCGGAACCTCCTCGACGAGGACACCCTGCGGACCAACGTGGCCGCCATCAAGGAGCAGATCGCCCGGATCGTCGACCCCGACGGGACCCACGGCACGACCTTCGTCGACAACTGGGACTGGACGAAGGACCTGACCCTGGTCGACTTCCTGCGCGGGGTGGGCAAGAACGTCACCGTCAACCAGATGGTCGCCCGGGACTCGGTCCGCAACCGGCTCCAGAGCGAGCACGGCATCTCCTACACCGAGTTCTCCTACATGCTGCTCCAGGCCCACGACTACCTGCGGCTCCACGACGACCACGGCTGCGAGCTCCAGATCGGCGGGTCCGACCAGTGGGGCAACATCGTCTCGGGCGTCGACCTGGTGCGCCGGGCCCGGGGCCACGCCGTCCACGCCCTCTGCTGGCCCCTCCTCACCGCCGCCGACGGCACCAAGCTGGGCAAGACGACGGGTGCCCGCACCTGGCTGGCCGCCGACAAGACGAGCCCCTACCAGCTGTTCCAGCACCTGGTGCAGGTCGACGATGCCGCCCTCGAGCGCCACCTGATGTGGTTCACGCTCCTGCCCCGGGACGAGGTGGCGGCCCTGCTCGCCGCCCACGAGGCCGACCCCTCCGCCCGCCCCGCCCACCGGGCCCTGGCCCACGAGGTCACCGCCCTCGTCCACGGCGAGGCCGCGGCCGTCGCCGCCGCCGGCGCGACCGACGTGCTGTTCGGCGGCGACCCCACCCGGGCGACCTCCGAGGCCCTGGCCACGGCGGCGGCGGAGATGCCCACCGTCACCCTCCGCGGGCGGGACAGGCCCCTGGTCAGCGTGGCCCTGCGGGAGGCCGGGCTCGTCGCGTCGTCGGGCGAGGCCCGGCGGGCGATCGGCCAGGGAGGCGTCTACCTGAACGGCGAGCGGCTCACCGAGGACCGGGAGGTGGCCGACGAGGACCTCCTGCACGGCGCCTACGCCCTGCTCCGCAAGGGGAAGCGGTCGTACGCCATGGCGTTCGCGCCCCCCGACCAGGCGTTGTGA